The DNA window AAAGCGACGAAGGAGCAGCACGCGTGAAAACTGGGGCCTGCCGGCCCCGGAGCCGGGACCGCTGAGGCGCCCGGGTACCGATAGGTACCCGGGCGGACGGGACCTACTTTTGGCGCTTGTAGAAAGGCAGTGCGACGACTTCGAACGGCTCCGCCTTGCCGCGGAGGTCGATGTCCAGGGCGGTGCCGGGTTCGGTGAACTCGGCGTCGACATAGGCCATGGCCACCGGGTACCCGAGCGTGGGGCTGGGCTGTCCGGAGGTCACTTCGCCAACAACGTTGCCGTCCTTGAGCACCGGGTAGTGCCCGCGGCCTGCGCGGCGGCCCAGGCCCTTGAGGCCCACGAGCTTGCGGCCCGACGTGGCGCCGGCCCCTGCTTCCTTCTTGGCGGCCAATGCTGCCTTGCCCACGAAGTCGCCTTCCTTGGAAAGCGCGACGACGGGACCGAGACCGGCGGCGAACGGGTCACCTTCGAGTGACAGTTCGTTGCCGTAGAGCGGCATGCCGGCTTCGAGGCGGAGCGAATCGCGCGAGGCGAGGCCGGCGGGCGTCAGCTCCCCTTCATCCGCAATGGCGATGATGGCCTGCCAGAGGGCGGCGGCGTCGTCGTTGTCCACGAAGATCTCGAAGCCGTCCTCGCCGGTGTACCCGGTCCGGGCCAGCAGCAGCTCCTGGCCGGTGCCAGCCACAAGGAAGGGAACCTCGACCGCGGCGTAATACTTCAGGCCGGTGACGAGCTCGTGCTGCGCGGCAGGAACCAGGCGGAGGAGGATTTCCTCGGCCTTGGGGCCCTGGACGGCGATCAGCGATGTGGCCGCGGAGACGTCCTCGACCACGGCATCGAACCCGGCGGAGCGCTGGGCGAGGGCCTCGGCCACCACCTTGGCGTTGCCGGCATTGGGCACCACGAGGAACGTGTCCGTTCCGTCCTGAGCAGCCGGCCGGCGGTACACGATGAGGTCGTCAATGATGCCGCCGTCCTCGTTGCAGATCAGCGAGTACTTGGCCTTGCCGACGGACATCGCGGAAATCTTGCCCACCAGGGCATAGTCCAGGAATGCTGCCGCGCCGGGGCCGGTCACCCAGACTTCGCCCATGTGGGAGAGGTCGAAGATGCCCGCGGCCTTGCGGACCGCGTGGTGTTCGGCCAGTTCGGAGCTGTACTTGAGCGGCATTTGCCAGCCGCCGAAGTCGGTGAAGGACGCACCCAGCTTCTTGTGCTCTTCGTAGAGGGCTGTGTAGTTCTCAGGCATGGGAGCGGATCCTCAGCTTTCGAAGGCTTCGATGGGCGGGCAGGAGCAGATCAGGTTCCGGTCCCCTGCGGCACCGTCGATACGGCCCACGGGCGGGAAGTACTTGTCCTGCTTGAGGGAGTGGACGGGGAAGACTGCCTGCTCGCGCGGGTATTCGCGGGCCCAGTCCGAGCTGATGACCGCCGCCGCGGTGTGCGGCGCGTTGCGCAGCGGGCTGTTTTCAACGGTGAAGTCACCGTTTGCCACCTGGTCGATTTCGGCCCGGATGGCAATCATGGCCTTGATGAAGCGGTCGATTTCGCCCAGGTCTTCGGATTCCGTGGGTTCAACCATGAGCGTGCCGGCCACCGGGAACGCCAGCGTGGGTGCGTGGAAGCCATAGTCGATCAGGCGCTTGGCAACGTCCTCGGCGGTGACGCCGGTTTTGGCAGTGAGTGCGCGCAGGTCAAGGATGCACTCGTGCGCCACGAGCCCGCCCTCGCCGGTGTACAGGACCGGGAAGAAGTCGTTCAAGCTGGCCGCGACGTAGTTGGCGGCGAGCAGCGCGGACTTGGTGGCGTCGGTCAGGCCAGCACCGCCCATGAGCTTGACGTAGGCCCACGAGATCGGCAGGACGCCGGCGGAGCCGTACTTGGAGGCGGAGATGGGGGTGCCGTCCGCGCCGTTGGCCGGATCAGCCGCGTTGCCCGGCATGAAGGGTGCCAGGTGCGCCTTGGCCGCGACCGGGCCCACGCCCGGTCCGCCGCCGCCGTGCGGGATGCAGAAGGTCTTGTGCAGGTTCAGGTGGGACACGTCGCCACCGAACTTGCCCGGCTGGGCCAGGCCCACGAGGGCGTTGAGGTTGGCGCCGTCGATGTAGACCTGT is part of the Arthrobacter sp. KBS0703 genome and encodes:
- the gcvT gene encoding glycine cleavage system aminomethyltransferase GcvT, giving the protein MPENYTALYEEHKKLGASFTDFGGWQMPLKYSSELAEHHAVRKAAGIFDLSHMGEVWVTGPGAAAFLDYALVGKISAMSVGKAKYSLICNEDGGIIDDLIVYRRPAAQDGTDTFLVVPNAGNAKVVAEALAQRSAGFDAVVEDVSAATSLIAVQGPKAEEILLRLVPAAQHELVTGLKYYAAVEVPFLVAGTGQELLLARTGYTGEDGFEIFVDNDDAAALWQAIIAIADEGELTPAGLASRDSLRLEAGMPLYGNELSLEGDPFAAGLGPVVALSKEGDFVGKAALAAKKEAGAGATSGRKLVGLKGLGRRAGRGHYPVLKDGNVVGEVTSGQPSPTLGYPVAMAYVDAEFTEPGTALDIDLRGKAEPFEVVALPFYKRQK